AGCCGCCGGCTCCTCATCCCAAGCCCTCCGCCGAAGGCGACGACGGCGACGAAGAGGTCGACGAGGAAGGCGAGGCCCTGGCGGCGGTCCACGAGATCTGGCCGACCTTCTCGGGGTCGACCCAACAACCGATCGCCGGCCAGCCCTACACCGCTCCGGCGCAGCCTCAGACGTCGAAGACCCGGCTGAACGAGAAGTACAACTTCGACACGTTCGTCATCGGGGCTTCCAACCGCTTCGCGCACGCGGCGGCCGTCGCCGTCGCGGAGGCACCGGCTCGGGCCTACAACCCGTTGTTCGTCTGGGGCGAGTCCGGACTGGGCAAGACACACCTACTGCACGCGGTCGGACACTACGCGCAACGGCTGTTCCCCGGGATGCGGGTGCGGTACGTGTCAACGGAGGAGTTCACCAACGACTTCATCAACTCCCTCCGCGACGACCGCAAGGTGGCGTTCCAACGCCGGTACCGCGACATCGACATCCTGCTGGTCGACGACATCCAGTTCCTGGAGGGCAAGGAAGGTACTCAGGAGGAGTTCTTCCACACCTTCAACACGCTGCACAACGCGAACAAGCAGATCGTCGTGTCATCCGACCGGCCACCGAAGCGGTTGGAGACGCTGGAGGAGCGGCTCCGCACACGGTTCGAGTGGGGGTTGATCACCGACATCCAGCCGCCGGAGTTGGAGACCCGCATCGCCATCCTGCGCAAGAAGGCCGCGCAGGACCGGTTGGCCGTGCCGGGTGAGGTGCTGGAGTTCATCGCGGCCCGCATCGAGGCGAACATCCGCGAGCTGGAGGGCGCGCTGATCCGTGTGACGGCGTTCGCCTCGTTGAACCAGCAGCCCGTGGACGTGGGACTCGCGGAGATCGTGCTCCGTGACCTCATTCCCGCCGATTCCCAGGCGCCCGAGATCAGTGCGTCGACGATCATGCGCGTGACGGCGGAGTTCTTCGACGTCACGGTGGAGGACCTCTGTGGCCCCGGCAAGACCAAGGCCCTGGCCACGGCCCGGCAGATCGCGATGTACCTGTGCCGGGAACTCACCGACATGTCGTTGCCTCGGATCGGGCAGGCCTTCGGGGGCCGCGACCACACCACGGTGATGCATGCGGACAAGAAGATCCGCAAGGAGATGGCGGAACGGCGTCGGATCTACGACCAGGTGCAGGAGCTGACCTCCCGCATCAAGCAGCGCGCCCGTCAGTGACGCCGTAGCGTTTCCCCCTCGGACACCGCGCCCGGACTTCGGTCGGGCGCGGTTCTTTCTGTCCGCCCCATGCGATCGGGGCACCGGCTCGCCCACTTCGGCAAAAAAAGCTCGCGTGCTGGTTTCCGAGTTATCCACAGGACTACCCGATCGAGTGTTACACATGTGGATGGGGGCGAAGACCAGGGAAAGTGATCGTTTGTCCACAGTAGTCCACAGTCTTTCCACAGATACTCCACAGGGTTGTCCCCACTTCTGTCCACATCGAGGGTTCCGTCACTCGTTCCGGTGGCGGAGCTGTGGGCGAGAGGTGGACAGCCCGGGTACAACTCGGCCCAAATCTGTGGATAGAGCTGTGGACAACTCGACCGGGGTGTGGATAGTTCGTTGTTGGCACCCGTTCATCCACACGCACCCCGAGTTGTCCACGGAGACATCCCCGGGTTGTCCACACGCCGATTTGGCTAATGACCTGCGGCAACGGGCGTTATCCACACAATCCACAGCCCTTACTACTACGGCTGAATTTTTCTTCGATGGAGAAGAAAAGAAGAAAAACAGGCTCGGCGCGAACCCGGGGACAACTCGCTGCTTCCGGCCCCCCGGAGGCCTCGGAGAACCCGTGGCCCGAGGTGAGGCCGCAAGTCAGCACGCTCTACCGTGGAAGTCCACACGTCGGTGCGCTCGATGGCTCACGGCTGTCATCCGTGGTCAACGTGATCCGTCGTCGTGCGGACCCACAAGCCTCGCCGGGAGTCATCCACCGGCGGTTGCGATCCCACGAGCTCCAACCGGCTCGGTTGTCGAAAGGATGGGCGCATGAAGATCCGCGTCGAGCGCGACGGACTGGCCGATGCCGTCGCATGGGTGGCCCGGAGTCTGCCGTCGAGGCCGCCCGTTCCCGTACTCGGTGGTGTCCTGCTCGACACGGGGGGTGGCACCGAGGCCCTGACCGTCTCGGGATTCGACTACGAGGTCTCGGCCACCGTGGGCGTGCCCGCAACCGTTTCCGACGAAGGCCGCACGCTCGTGTCGGGCCGGTTGCTCGCCGACATCACCAAGGCCCTGCCCGCCCAGCCCGTCGACATCTCCGTCGAAGGAGCTCGCGCCACCATCACGTGCGGAAGCGCTCGCTTCAGCCTGCCGACCATGCCGGTGGAGGACTACCCGCAACTCCCCGCGCAGCCCGAGCTCGCCGGCGAGGTGGCGGGCGACGCCTTCGCCCAGGCCGTCGCCCAGGTGGCGGTCGCGGCGGGCAAGGACGACACCCTGCCCATGCTCACCGGTATGCGCGTCGAGATCACCGGCACCACGCTGACCCTCGTCGCCACCGACCGGTTCCGGCTCGCCATGCGAGAGTTCGACTGGCAGCCCGCCGACGGCATCTCCGACTCCGCCGTGCTCGTCCCCGCGCGGACGCTCGCCGACGCGGCCAAGTCGTTGGGTTCGGCCGGGACCACGGTGCAGATCGGCCTGGCGGGCGGCGACGGTCTGCTCGGGCTCTCCGGCGGGGGCAAGTTCACCACCACCCGCCTGCTCGATGCGGAGTTCCCGCCCTATCGACAGCTGCTACCGTCCGAGCACTCCTCTCGGGCGATCCTGCACGTTCCCGCGCTCATCGAGGCGATCAAGCGTGTGTCACTGGTCGCCGAGCGGGGCACTCAGGTCAGGTTGGAGTTCACGGACAGCTCACTGCGGCTCTCGGCGGGTGGCGACGACGAAGGCAGCGCGGAAGAAGAGCTTCCCGTCGACTACGAGGGGGAACCGGTGATCATCGCGTTCAACCCCACCTACCTCGTCGACGGACTCGGCGCCTTGCACGCCGAGCGGGCCGAACTGACGTTCACGACGCCGAATCGACCCGCACTGATCAAACCTGCCGACGACAACGGTGACGTCGTGCCCGGATATCTCTACTTGTTGATGCCGGTGCGGCTTCCCGGCTGAGCAGCGGCACGCCTGAAAGGGGACCATGCGTAATGGCACAGCTTGGACTCGTCGGTCTGGGCAAGATGGGCTTCAACATGCGGGAGCGTCTTCGCGCGGCCGGTCACGAGGTGGTGGGCTACGACCGCAACGCCGAGGTCAGTGATGTCGCCTCGCTGCAGGAGCTGGTCTCGGCGCTCTCCGCGCCCCGGACGGTCTGGGTGATGGTGCCCGCCGGTGAGCCGACCCGGCAGACCATCGCCGAACTCGCGGAGCTGCTCGCCGAAGGCGACTTGGTGATCGACGGCGGCAACTCCCGCTACACCGACGACGCCCGCAACGCCGAACTGCTCGGCCGTCACGGGGTGAGCTACCTCGACGTCGGGGTCTCCGGCGGGGTGTGGGGCAAGGAGAACGGATACGGCCTCATGGTCGGCGGTGACAAGGCCGACGTCGAACGCGCGATGCCGTTTTTCGACGCCCTGCGTCCCGAGGGGCCGCGTGAGGAGAGCTTCGCCCACGCCGGCGGGGTCGGGGCCGGACACTACGCGAAGATGGTGCACAACGGCATCGAGTACGGGCTCATGCAGGCCTACGCCGAGGGCTTCGAACTGCTCGACGCCTCGAAGGTCGTGGAGAACGTGCCCGCCGTGATCAAGGCGTGGCAGCGGGGCACCGTGGTGCGTTCGTGGCTGCTCGAACTCCTGGTCAACGCCTTGGAGGAGGACCCCGAGCTGGCCGACCTCGAAGGTTACGTGGAGGACTCGGGCGAAGGCCGGTGGACGGTGGAGGAGGCCATCAACAACGCCGTTCCCGCGCCGGTGATCTCCGCGGCGCTGTTCGCGCGCTTCGCGTCACGACAGGAGGACTCGCCGGCGATGCGTGCCGTCGCGGCGCTTCGGGAACAGTTCGGCGGACACGCCGTCAAGACGAAGAAGGTATCCGGCTAGGTGTACCTACGGCACCTCCAGGTGACCGACTTCCGGTCGTGGGAGCACGTCGATCTTCCGCTCCGGGC
The window above is part of the Saccharomonospora glauca K62 genome. Proteins encoded here:
- the dnaA gene encoding chromosomal replication initiator protein DnaA, which produces MSEHQLNLAVVWEQVVAELSEGTLSPQQRAWMRVTRPIGLLDGTALLAAPSDFAKEAIERALREPITSALSRHLGREVSLAVKVDTTESAPPPPPAPPSGPAPSVSPAPPAGHYGPAPVGPPPERPPMPSGEDTIIIPAVRPRTETVEPRIPGLNHRPPTMPAAHPPPRPAGPPAQPPAPHPKPSAEGDDGDEEVDEEGEALAAVHEIWPTFSGSTQQPIAGQPYTAPAQPQTSKTRLNEKYNFDTFVIGASNRFAHAAAVAVAEAPARAYNPLFVWGESGLGKTHLLHAVGHYAQRLFPGMRVRYVSTEEFTNDFINSLRDDRKVAFQRRYRDIDILLVDDIQFLEGKEGTQEEFFHTFNTLHNANKQIVVSSDRPPKRLETLEERLRTRFEWGLITDIQPPELETRIAILRKKAAQDRLAVPGEVLEFIAARIEANIRELEGALIRVTAFASLNQQPVDVGLAEIVLRDLIPADSQAPEISASTIMRVTAEFFDVTVEDLCGPGKTKALATARQIAMYLCRELTDMSLPRIGQAFGGRDHTTVMHADKKIRKEMAERRRIYDQVQELTSRIKQRARQ
- the dnaN gene encoding DNA polymerase III subunit beta — protein: MKIRVERDGLADAVAWVARSLPSRPPVPVLGGVLLDTGGGTEALTVSGFDYEVSATVGVPATVSDEGRTLVSGRLLADITKALPAQPVDISVEGARATITCGSARFSLPTMPVEDYPQLPAQPELAGEVAGDAFAQAVAQVAVAAGKDDTLPMLTGMRVEITGTTLTLVATDRFRLAMREFDWQPADGISDSAVLVPARTLADAAKSLGSAGTTVQIGLAGGDGLLGLSGGGKFTTTRLLDAEFPPYRQLLPSEHSSRAILHVPALIEAIKRVSLVAERGTQVRLEFTDSSLRLSAGGDDEGSAEEELPVDYEGEPVIIAFNPTYLVDGLGALHAERAELTFTTPNRPALIKPADDNGDVVPGYLYLLMPVRLPG
- the gnd gene encoding phosphogluconate dehydrogenase (NAD(+)-dependent, decarboxylating) gives rise to the protein MAQLGLVGLGKMGFNMRERLRAAGHEVVGYDRNAEVSDVASLQELVSALSAPRTVWVMVPAGEPTRQTIAELAELLAEGDLVIDGGNSRYTDDARNAELLGRHGVSYLDVGVSGGVWGKENGYGLMVGGDKADVERAMPFFDALRPEGPREESFAHAGGVGAGHYAKMVHNGIEYGLMQAYAEGFELLDASKVVENVPAVIKAWQRGTVVRSWLLELLVNALEEDPELADLEGYVEDSGEGRWTVEEAINNAVPAPVISAALFARFASRQEDSPAMRAVAALREQFGGHAVKTKKVSG